One window of candidate division WOR-3 bacterium genomic DNA carries:
- a CDS encoding orotate phosphoribosyltransferase, which translates to MAQDLGGLLKKYGVLREGHFLLTSGKHSDKYFEKFRILEQPPVCEAFAAAVADRFRKENASVVCGPTTGGIIIAYEVARQLGSRCVIAEKAELGRKIGRGFRLGAEDRVLVVDDVLTTGGSIKETLAAIEPSGAKVIGVGVYVDRSAGVDFGAPLFGAFRQQVATYEPSACPFCAKGIPLEEPGRSGKK; encoded by the coding sequence ATGGCACAAGACCTGGGAGGATTACTCAAGAAGTACGGCGTTCTGCGGGAGGGGCACTTCCTGCTGACATCGGGGAAGCACTCGGACAAGTACTTTGAGAAATTCCGGATTCTCGAACAGCCTCCGGTCTGCGAAGCATTTGCCGCGGCAGTTGCTGACCGGTTCCGCAAGGAGAATGCGAGCGTCGTCTGCGGACCCACGACCGGCGGCATCATCATCGCCTACGAAGTCGCCCGGCAGCTCGGGTCCCGGTGCGTCATCGCAGAGAAGGCGGAGTTGGGGCGCAAGATCGGACGGGGGTTCCGGCTCGGAGCAGAGGACCGCGTGCTGGTGGTTGATGACGTGCTGACAACCGGCGGGTCCATCAAAGAGACCCTTGCCGCGATCGAGCCGTCCGGGGCAAAGGTCATCGGCGTCGGAGTCTACGTAGACCGAAGCGCCGGGGTCGACTTCGGCGCACCTCTTTTCGGAGCATTCCGCCAGCAGGTGGCGACCTACGAGCCCTCGGCCTGCCCCTTTTGCGCGAAGGGCATTCCTCTGGAAGAGCCCGGACGCAGCGGAAAGAAGTAG
- the pyrF gene encoding orotidine-5'-phosphate decarboxylase codes for MDRAERVLPEAPRSRLGRDRGQDKEAGLTKIALALNVADPKLAWEWFTRIDKKVDCYKLQMDLFGRSGPDLIRRFVAGGAEVFLDLKFHDIPSVVAASVRAAGEMGATLLTVHTSGGGKMMAEAAKASATFGVKRPLVLGVTVLTSLDEAELERVTGCRQPVAERVMALARLAKESGCDGVVCSPHEIGVVKEACGREFVVVTPGIRLAQTPSAERRTSNGGAESGPRPSEIGVRTSRDDQARTLTPAEAAKAGADYIVVGRPIYEAPDPLAAIADIRKQMGG; via the coding sequence CTGGACCGGGCTGAGAGAGTACTGCCGGAAGCACCGCGCAGCCGGTTGGGACGAGATCGTGGGCAGGACAAGGAGGCAGGCTTGACGAAGATTGCATTGGCGCTGAACGTGGCAGACCCGAAGCTGGCCTGGGAGTGGTTTACCCGCATCGACAAGAAGGTTGACTGCTACAAGCTGCAGATGGACCTGTTCGGCCGATCCGGACCCGACCTCATCCGGCGCTTCGTGGCCGGCGGCGCAGAGGTGTTCCTGGATCTGAAGTTCCACGACATACCCTCCGTGGTGGCGGCGTCGGTGCGGGCCGCGGGCGAAATGGGCGCAACGTTGCTCACCGTCCACACCTCGGGTGGGGGAAAGATGATGGCCGAGGCGGCAAAGGCCTCGGCGACCTTCGGCGTGAAACGGCCGCTGGTCCTCGGCGTTACGGTACTAACCAGCCTGGATGAGGCCGAACTTGAACGCGTGACCGGTTGCCGTCAGCCGGTTGCGGAACGCGTCATGGCGTTGGCACGTCTGGCAAAGGAGTCGGGCTGCGACGGTGTCGTCTGCTCGCCGCACGAAATCGGCGTGGTGAAAGAGGCGTGTGGCAGGGAGTTCGTGGTGGTCACACCGGGCATCAGGCTCGCGCAAACGCCAAGCGCCGAACGCCGAACGTCGAACGGCGGTGCCGAATCCGGACCTCGGCCTTCGGAAATCGGCGTTCGGACTTCCCGCGATGACCAGGCGCGGACTCTGACTCCGGCCGAGGCAGCGAAGGCGGGCGCGGACTACATCGTTGTCGGCAGGCCGATATACGAAGCGCCGGACCCGCTCGCCGCGATAGCGGACATCCGAAAGCAGATGGGAGGATAG
- a CDS encoding dihydroorotate dehydrogenase, with protein sequence MNPQVTIGRTTFANPVLAASGTFEFGLKFPSVANRLGGVVSKAITLQPRAGNAPPRICEFPGGILNSVGLENPGVEEFCAEVLPRTRKLKCRVVVNIAGFTVEEYGELAARLDSESVDALEVNVSCPNVKEGGALFGQQPRVVEAITALVRSRTARTVIVKLTANFVDPAETAKAAEAAGADAVTIINTLFGLALDGNGRPFLGGRNGGISGPALKPFALFCVDRVAAAVKIPVIGCGGMMDAGDALDFLSAGARMVQVGTASLVNPEAALDVWTGLREYCRKHRAAGWDEIVGRTRRQA encoded by the coding sequence GGTGCTGGCCGCGTCCGGGACGTTTGAGTTCGGACTCAAGTTCCCGTCGGTAGCGAACCGACTCGGCGGGGTCGTCAGCAAGGCGATAACGCTGCAGCCACGGGCGGGCAACGCGCCGCCAAGGATCTGCGAGTTCCCGGGTGGCATCCTGAACTCGGTTGGACTGGAGAACCCCGGAGTAGAGGAGTTCTGCGCCGAGGTGCTGCCACGCACGCGCAAACTGAAGTGCCGGGTGGTGGTGAACATAGCGGGATTCACGGTCGAGGAGTACGGAGAGTTGGCGGCGAGGCTCGATTCCGAATCGGTGGATGCACTGGAAGTGAATGTCTCCTGCCCGAACGTCAAGGAGGGCGGAGCGCTGTTCGGACAGCAGCCGCGCGTCGTCGAGGCGATAACTGCCCTGGTGCGCAGCAGGACCGCCAGGACTGTCATCGTCAAGCTGACCGCCAACTTCGTGGACCCGGCTGAGACCGCGAAGGCAGCCGAGGCAGCAGGCGCCGACGCTGTCACTATCATCAACACGTTGTTCGGCCTGGCCTTGGACGGAAACGGCAGACCCTTCCTCGGCGGCAGGAACGGCGGCATCTCCGGGCCCGCGCTCAAGCCCTTTGCCCTGTTCTGCGTGGACCGGGTGGCGGCGGCCGTGAAGATACCGGTCATCGGGTGCGGAGGCATGATGGACGCGGGCGACGCACTTGACTTCCTGAGTGCGGGCGCGCGAATGGTACAGGTCGGCACCGCCAGCCTCGTGAATCCCGAGGCGGCGCTCGATGTCTGGACCGGGCTGAGAGAGTACTGCCGGAAGCACCGCGCAGCCGGTTGGGACGAGATCGTGGGCAGGACAAGGAGGCAGGCTTGA